A window of the Peromyscus leucopus breed LL Stock chromosome 22, UCI_PerLeu_2.1, whole genome shotgun sequence genome harbors these coding sequences:
- the Six2 gene encoding homeobox protein SIX2 yields MSMLPTFGFTQEQVACVCEVLQQGGNIERLGRFLWSLPACEHLHKNESVLKAKAVVAFHRGNFRELYKILESHQFSPHNHAKLQQLWLKAHYIEAEKLRGRPLGAVGKYRVRRKFPLPRSIWDGEETSYCFKEKSRSVLREWYAHNPYPSPREKRELAEATGLTTTQVSNWFKNRRQRDRAAEAKERENSENSNSGSHNPLASSLNGSGKSVLGSSEDEKTPSGTPDHSSSSPALLLSPPPPPGLPSLHSLGHPPGPSAVPVPVPGGGGTDPLQHHHSLQDSMLNPMSANLVDLGS; encoded by the exons ATGTCCATGCTGCCCACCTTCGGCTTCACGCAGGAGCAAGTGGCGTGCGTGTGCGAGGTGCTGCAGCAGGGCGGCAACATCGAGCGGCTGGGTCGCTTCCTCTGGTCGCTGCCCGCCTGCGAGCACCTCCACAAGAATGAAAGCGTGCTCAAGGCCAAGGCCGTGGTGGCCTTCCACCGGGGCAACTTCCGCGAGCTCTACAAAATCCTGGAGAGCCACCAGTTCTCGCCGCACAACCACGCCAAGCTGCAGCAGCTGTGGCTCAAAGCGCACTACATCGAGGCGGAGAAACTGCGCGGCCGGCCCCTGGGCGCCGTGGGCAAGTACCGCGTGCGGCGCAAGTTCCCGCTGCCGCGCTCCATCTGGGACGGCGAGGAGACCAGCTACTGCTTCAAGGAGAAGAGCCGCAGCGTGCTGCGCGAGTGGTACGCCCACAACCCCTACCCGTCGCCGCGGGAGAAGCGCGAGCTGGCGGAGGCCACCGGCCTCACCACCACGCAGGTCAGCAACTGGTTCAAAAACCGGCGGCAGCGCGACCGGGCGGCCGAGGCTAAGGAAAG GGAGAACAGCGAGAACTCCAATTCCGGCAGCCACAACCCGCTGGCTTCCTCGCTCAACGGCAGCGGCAAGTCGGTGCTAGGCAGCTCCGAGGACGAGAAGACGCCGTCGGGCACGCCAGACCACTCGTCGTCCAGCCCCGCTCTGCTGCTCAGCCCGCCGCCGCCCCCTGGGCTGCCCTCCCTGCACAGCTTAGGCCACCCTCCCGGCCCGAGCGCAGTCCCCGTGCCTGTGCCGGGTGGAGGCGGCACGGACCCACTGcagcaccaccacagcctgcagGACTCCATGCTCAACCCCATGTCTGCCAACCTTGTGGACCTGGGCTCCTAG